Proteins found in one Cytobacillus luteolus genomic segment:
- a CDS encoding acyl-CoA dehydrogenase family protein codes for MNQFDTSSVPFEDLRRTAKSLAKRFQDRADEASKDGNWLMDNLEDLKEANFPALTVPVGYGGYGLNLHEFIQIQEILAQGDGATALSIGWHLGIILETSENCTWDPPKYEWLCEQIVKNKVLINAASSEKATGSPARGGLPTTKATRDGKDWIIEGEKSFTSMATALDYALVTAQIDDTGKKGVYLVDMKRPGVSVEETWDSIAMRATKSDDLILDNVKLDQDALLVEEGASDVPKGWLLHIPAVYLGIAMAARDYAVSFAFDYHPNSLPGPIIEVPEVQRKIGKMELELYKARELLHSISQKWVNHPENRVDMSHELGAVKHIVTNSANDVVDIAMRIVGARSLSEKNPLQRYFRDVRAGLHNPPADEIVIQQFAQRVIKSRG; via the coding sequence TTGAATCAATTTGATACATCGTCTGTTCCTTTTGAGGATTTGCGCAGAACTGCCAAAAGCTTAGCCAAACGTTTTCAAGATAGAGCAGATGAGGCAAGTAAGGACGGTAATTGGCTAATGGATAACTTAGAGGATTTAAAAGAGGCCAATTTTCCTGCTCTAACAGTTCCTGTTGGGTACGGTGGATATGGCTTAAATCTACATGAATTTATTCAAATCCAAGAAATACTTGCCCAAGGTGATGGTGCAACAGCATTGTCCATAGGATGGCATCTTGGAATCATACTAGAAACGAGTGAAAATTGTACTTGGGATCCCCCAAAATATGAATGGCTTTGTGAGCAAATTGTTAAAAACAAGGTGCTAATTAATGCCGCTTCATCTGAAAAGGCTACGGGTAGTCCTGCAAGAGGAGGACTTCCAACAACAAAAGCCACAAGAGACGGAAAGGATTGGATTATCGAGGGTGAGAAATCGTTCACTTCAATGGCCACTGCCCTAGATTATGCACTTGTCACAGCCCAAATTGATGATACAGGGAAAAAGGGGGTATACCTCGTTGACATGAAACGACCTGGTGTGAGTGTGGAGGAAACATGGGACAGTATTGCCATGAGGGCAACGAAAAGTGATGATTTGATACTAGACAATGTAAAGTTGGATCAGGATGCTCTTTTAGTTGAGGAAGGAGCTAGTGATGTTCCTAAGGGATGGCTTCTTCACATTCCCGCTGTTTATTTAGGAATTGCCATGGCAGCAAGAGATTACGCTGTATCGTTTGCTTTTGACTACCATCCAAATTCCTTGCCAGGTCCAATTATAGAGGTTCCAGAGGTCCAAAGAAAAATAGGTAAAATGGAACTAGAATTATATAAAGCGCGGGAACTGCTTCACTCTATTTCTCAAAAGTGGGTAAACCATCCTGAGAATCGAGTGGATATGTCTCATGAATTAGGTGCTGTTAAACATATTGTCACCAACAGTGCAAATGATGTTGTCGACATAGCAATGCGCATTGTTGGTGCACGAAGCCTTTCAGAAAAAAATCCGCTTCAACGCTATTTTCGTGATGTAAGGGCTGGTTTACACAATCCCCCGGCGGATGAAATTGTAATTCAGCAGTTTGCACAACGCGTGATAAAGAGTAGAGGTTGA
- a CDS encoding YesL family protein, whose product MNYVPVFIYRVCEWIMRFAFVNILWIFFSAMGLVAFGVFPSTIAMFTVIRQWVKGEVDIKIFKTFWESYKKDWIKGNSIGVILVVIGYIIYIESKIILVSTQPLVQFSKYPFLVLVLGFTFLVLYIFPTYVHYQISLVQVFKNSLLIALVSPLNNIVLALSLVLLYYIFQIVPPLAFFFGGSATAYVIMWACYQGFKEVDKKREKLKSKKEE is encoded by the coding sequence ATGAATTACGTACCTGTTTTTATATATAGAGTTTGTGAATGGATTATGAGGTTCGCCTTTGTAAACATACTTTGGATATTCTTTTCAGCCATGGGGCTAGTAGCTTTTGGAGTGTTCCCTTCTACTATTGCAATGTTCACAGTGATTCGTCAATGGGTCAAGGGTGAAGTGGATATAAAAATCTTTAAGACATTCTGGGAATCTTATAAGAAAGATTGGATTAAAGGAAATTCAATCGGGGTAATTTTAGTCGTTATCGGTTACATCATATATATAGAGAGTAAAATCATTTTAGTTAGCACACAGCCATTAGTACAATTTAGTAAATATCCCTTTTTAGTATTAGTGCTCGGTTTTACTTTTCTTGTGCTATATATATTCCCAACCTATGTACACTATCAAATTAGCCTTGTTCAAGTTTTTAAAAACTCATTATTAATAGCACTTGTTAGCCCTTTGAATAATATCGTACTGGCTCTTTCGTTAGTATTGCTCTACTATATTTTTCAAATAGTACCACCATTGGCATTTTTCTTTGGAGGAAGCGCCACTGCTTATGTCATTATGTGGGCTTGTTATCAAGGTTTTAAAGAGGTAGACAAAAAAAGAGAAAAACTCAAAAGCAAAAAAGAAGAATAA
- a CDS encoding sensor histidine kinase: MRELTFNKKIYYIVVWIIVAIMISGLLVDNPRFGRFEFGYIAHCILVVILSVCLLIYQRKSTGLLRLIIIIVSSVFFYTLFIFYPETFSTFIFLCFIPALSILYFDSKLFYFSLLFNFVSTASIFGFIIFFEKGHIYPHIEQDLIGNFANFIASQIIIYFIFYVTNAHIKRLQLYYEQIQQTERLKTTGQLAAAVAHEIRNPLTVVGGFLQLFEQDKRFSEDQKRHCTLMIDELKTAEQVISQFLTMAKPEKEKVTETVDVKVVLQSVTDLLYSYGLIHDKSIELKVNGDCMISANTIEFKQLLINLIKNAIEASEIGDIVQVTAESEKDFVVIKVIDHGRGMSKEEVATLGTPFYSLKSKGTGLGMMICFSIVEKYKGTIDFQSSMGQGTTVMVRFPSI; this comes from the coding sequence ATGAGAGAGCTTACTTTTAATAAAAAGATATATTATATTGTTGTGTGGATTATAGTAGCGATTATGATATCGGGGTTGCTCGTTGACAATCCTCGTTTTGGTAGATTTGAATTTGGATATATTGCCCATTGTATTTTAGTGGTGATTCTATCTGTTTGTTTATTGATTTACCAAAGGAAAAGTACTGGTTTGCTTAGGTTAATAATTATCATCGTTTCTTCCGTTTTCTTTTATACGCTTTTTATCTTTTATCCTGAAACATTCTCTACCTTTATTTTTCTATGTTTTATTCCGGCCCTTTCTATCTTGTATTTTGATTCAAAGCTTTTTTATTTTTCTTTGTTATTTAACTTTGTATCAACCGCATCTATATTTGGGTTTATTATATTCTTTGAAAAGGGGCACATCTATCCGCACATAGAACAAGATTTAATAGGGAATTTCGCAAATTTTATTGCCAGTCAAATCATTATTTATTTTATTTTTTATGTAACAAATGCACATATAAAAAGGCTACAACTGTACTATGAACAAATCCAACAGACCGAGCGTTTAAAGACAACCGGTCAACTTGCAGCTGCGGTTGCACATGAAATTAGAAATCCTTTAACTGTTGTCGGTGGTTTTTTGCAGTTATTTGAACAAGACAAAAGATTCAGTGAGGATCAAAAACGCCATTGTACTTTGATGATTGATGAATTAAAAACAGCTGAACAGGTCATTTCACAATTTTTAACGATGGCTAAACCTGAAAAAGAAAAAGTGACGGAAACGGTGGATGTAAAGGTTGTTCTTCAGAGTGTAACCGATTTGCTTTACTCATATGGACTCATACATGATAAATCGATTGAGTTAAAAGTAAATGGAGATTGTATGATTTCTGCAAACACCATTGAGTTTAAACAATTGCTAATTAATCTTATTAAAAATGCGATAGAAGCTTCAGAGATTGGTGATATTGTTCAAGTGACAGCAGAAAGTGAGAAGGATTTTGTTGTCATTAAAGTAATCGATCATGGACGTGGAATGTCAAAGGAAGAAGTTGCAACACTAGGCACTCCTTTTTACTCATTAAAAAGTAAAGGCACCGGATTAGGTATGATGATTTGCTTTAGTATTGTTGAAAAATATAAAGGAACAATTGACTTTCAATCTTCGATGGGGCAGGGGACTACAGTTATGGTAAGATTCCCATCGATCTAA
- a CDS encoding VOC family protein, which yields MNFHREPITFVGKVNLRVQNLARSIAFYKEVIGFKVLEQTAMSAILTADGKTPLLSIEQPNHVVPKQGRTTGLYHFALLLPKRTDLAKIVQHFMEIGLQFGSSDHLVSEALYLSDPDGNGIEIYVDRASSEWEWSNGEVEMTVDPLNFSDLLSVGKKQTWERLPDETVMGHIHLHVSELRKTEEFYINGLGFEVVNRFGAQALFISDGKYHHHIGLNTWNGVGAPTPPTNSVGLESFTLVLSSEEKKSTIVSQLKEIGAPVKEEMGAIITTDPSGNRIRLIVRQSG from the coding sequence ATGAATTTTCATCGTGAACCTATAACATTTGTAGGTAAAGTGAACCTAAGGGTACAAAATTTAGCTCGTTCTATCGCTTTTTATAAAGAAGTGATTGGCTTTAAGGTATTAGAACAAACGGCAATGTCTGCTATATTAACTGCAGATGGAAAAACACCTTTATTATCAATAGAACAGCCAAATCATGTAGTTCCAAAACAAGGAAGAACAACAGGGCTATATCACTTTGCACTTCTCCTACCTAAGAGAACTGATTTAGCCAAGATTGTGCAGCACTTTATGGAAATAGGCTTACAGTTTGGTTCCTCTGACCATCTTGTTAGTGAGGCACTTTATTTATCTGACCCAGATGGAAATGGGATTGAAATTTATGTAGATAGAGCTTCTTCCGAATGGGAATGGAGTAATGGTGAAGTAGAAATGACAGTTGATCCATTAAATTTCTCTGATCTCCTATCTGTTGGAAAAAAACAAACATGGGAAAGGCTTCCAGATGAAACAGTTATGGGGCATATCCATCTACATGTATCCGAACTGAGAAAAACTGAAGAGTTTTATATCAACGGACTTGGGTTTGAAGTAGTAAACAGGTTCGGTGCTCAAGCACTATTTATTTCTGATGGCAAATACCATCACCATATTGGTTTAAATACGTGGAACGGAGTAGGTGCACCAACACCTCCTACTAATAGTGTCGGATTAGAATCATTTACCCTAGTGCTTTCGAGTGAGGAAAAGAAAAGTACAATTGTTTCACAGTTGAAGGAAATTGGGGCGCCTGTTAAGGAAGAGATGGGGGCTATTATTACTACAGATCCTTCAGGGAATCGAATTCGCTTAATAGTGAGACAATCGGGATGA